A region of Betta splendens chromosome 13, fBetSpl5.4, whole genome shotgun sequence DNA encodes the following proteins:
- the LOC114868144 gene encoding extracellular calcium-sensing receptor-like codes for MTFSIEEVNKDPILLPNISLGYRILSSCASPTSALRAALALASGLEEINPVSLCPPAISALIAESGSSQSIPVAGTFGPFHLPVVSYFSACACLSDRIKYPTFFRTVSSDYFQAKALAALMRHFDWQWIGVIQSDNEYGRSGVNGLSQEVKRFKVCIAFVATILRTYTINKIQNVVNIIKQSTVKVILAFATEGDFHPLMLEIVKQNITGIQWLSSDAWITAARPSTPEMYQAFGGALGFVGRKMAIPKLKPFLTNIDPYKDQNTAFVRDFWEIMAGCRPVLSGETVEGSKICKGNETIDYHHTFFDVTELRDPYNVYKAVYAIAHALHRLLFCQPVGEKTMKPCLNISELQTKQVTEQLQKLNFTNQFGDNIFFDENGNPPAYYDLINWQLINGKVQHVTVGHYASVANGVYELSIQKNEIVWRTGKMVPSSLCSNDCPRGTREAQIKGKHPCCFDCISCDDGTIANSTGAAECSPCPQEYWSNDRKDECIPKAIEFLTYQEPIGIAVTVVSLLGASLSLATLMVYIRYRETPVIKASNSELSCFLLFSLLLCFLCPLTFIGRPTLWTCMLRHTAFGVTFALCISSVLGKTIVVVTAFKATFPGNNAGAKFGPSQQRIIVCSCTVIQIIICVLWLRLNPPFPDMVFRYSNKKIVLECNPGSEAAFYAVLGYIGLLAITCLVLAFLARKLPDNFNEAKFITFSMLIFSAVWITFIPAYISSPGKFTVAAETFTILASAFGLLICIFVSKCYIILIKPEKNTKRHVMGKS; via the exons ATGACCTTTTCGATTGAAGAAGTCAACAAAGATCCTATTCTCCTACCAAACATTTCTCTGGGCTACAGGATCCTTAGCTCGTGTGCATCTCCCACAAGTGCTTTACGTGCTGCTCTGGCTCTGGCTAGTGGATTAGAGGAGATCAACCCTGTTTCACTTTGTCCTCCAGCTATTTCTGCCCTTATAGCAGAGTCAGGATCATCCCAGTCCATACCTGTGGCTGGAACATTTGGACCTTTTCATCTGCCAGTA GTGAGTTACTTCTCAGCATGTGCTTGCCTCAGTGACAGAATCAAATATCCAACATTTTTTCGTACAGTCTCCAGTGACTATTTCCAGGCAAAAGCTCTGGCAGCACTAATGAGGCATTTTGACTGGCAGTGGATTGGAGTCATACAGTCAGACAATGAATATGGCCGGAGTGGGGTAAATGGGTTAAGTCAAGAAGTTAAAAGGTTTAAGGTCTGCATTGCATTTGTTGCAACAATCCTACGTACgtatacaataaataaaattcaaaatgtTGTGAATATAATAAAGCAGTCAACTGTGAAAGTCATTCTGGCTTTTGCTACTGAAGGTGACTTTCATCCTTTGATGCTAGAGATAGTGAAACAGAACATAACAGGGATTCAGTGGCTTTCTAGTGATGCCTGGATAACAGCAGCTCGACCTTCCACACCAGAAATGTACCAGGCTTTTGGTGGAGCTCTAGGGTTTGTAGGTCGGAAGATGGCTATTCCAAAATTAAAACCATTCCTTACAAATATTGATCCATATAAAGACCAAAATACAGCATTTGTGAGAGATTTCTGGGAGATCATGGCTGGTTGTAGACCTGTTTTATCTGGGGAGACAGTTGAAGGAAGTAAAATATGCAAAGGGAACGAGACAATAGATTACCATCATACATTTTTTGATGTAACAGAGCTCAGAGATCCCTATAATGTGTATAAAGCAGTTTATGCCATTGCACATGCTCTACACCGGCTGCTATTCTGCCAACCAGTTGGGGAAAAAACAATGAAGCCTTGTTTGAATATATCAGAACTTCAGACTAAACAG GTCACTGAACAGTTACAAAAATTAAACTTCACAAATCAGTTTGGAGATAACATCTTCTTTGATGAGAATGGAAACCCACCAGCCTATTATGACCTGATCAACTGGCAGCTGATTAATGGGAAAGTGCAGCATGTCACAGTGGGTCATTATGCCTCTGTTGCTAATGGTGTTTATGAGCTCAGCATCCAGAAAAATGAGATTGTTTGGAGAACTGGAAAAATG GTTCCATCTTCATTGTGTTCTAATGATTGCCCAAGAGGAACCAGGGAAGCTcaaattaaaggaaaacatccCTGTTGTTTTGATTGCATATCTTGTGATGATGGAACCATTGCCAACTCAACTG GTGCAGCAGAGTGCTCACCCTGTCCACAGGAATACTGGTCAAATGACAGGAAAGATGAGTGTATTCCTAAAGCCATTGAGTTCCTGACATACCAGGAACCCATAGGAATAGCAGTCACAGTGGTATCTCTGCTAGGAGCCTCTTTGTCACTGGCCACGTTGATGGTCTATATCCGCTACAGAGAAACCCCTGTGATTAAGGCCagcaactctgagctgagctgtttcctcttgttctctctcttgCTATGTTTTCTCTGTCCTCTTACTTTCATTGGCAGACCCACACTCTGGACATGCATGCTACGCCACACAGCGTTTGGTGTGACCTTTGCCCTTTGTATTTCCAGTGTCTTGGGAAAAACTATTGTTGTTGTCACAGCTTTCAAAGCCACATTTCCAGGAAACAATGCTGGAGCTAAGTTTGGTCCCTCACAGCAAAGGATCATCGTTTGCTCCTGCACTGTGATTCAGATAATCATCTGTGTATTGTGGCTAAGACTGAACCCACCTTTCCCAGACATGGTTTTCAGATACAGCAATAAGAAGATTGTTTTAGAATGTAACCCAGGCTCTGAGGCAGCTTTCTACGCAGTGCTAGGTTACATAGGACTCCTGGCAATAACATGTTTAGTTCTGGCGTTTCTAGCTAGAAAGTTGCCTGATAACTTTAATGAGGCTAAGTTCATCACATTCAGTATGCTGATATTCAGCGCTGTGTGGATCACCTTCATCCCAGCCTACATCAGCTCTCCAGGAAAgttcactgtagctgctgaaacATTTACAATTTTGGCTTCAGCTTTTGGTTTATTAATTTGCATTTTTGTATCtaaatgttatattatattgATCAAACCAGAGAAAAATACCAAAAGACATGTCATGGGAAAAAGttaa